TTTTTCATCACAATGTCCAAAATCCAAAATCAGAGACCAAAAATCCCCCGCGGGCCGCATAAGCAACCCACCAAAGGATCGTCCAGCATCTGATCTGCATGCACCCCAGCTTCAAGGCCCCCTCAGGAGCCCCCCAACCCGTCGTTGCCAACCGGTCAGCGCCGCAGTGCGTGAGCGAGCTTATAGCCAACCTCACCAACCAAACGCAATACCTTTTTGCAGAAAAATTCGCCGCCCCCGTCGGCCCCTCCCTCCTATGGGTATTCGCCCACCTGAGTCCGTCCGAAAGGCTGAATGCCGCAAATGCGCCAGACCCGGTCGCAGCGGCTGGATTGCCCCGCGGCAACCTCTGATAAGCAGAACCAGAAGCTTGAATGTCGTTCTGCCGATCGCCGGCACGCTAAGGAGGGGGAAATGAAGACACACGCCCGGGCAGTGGTCATAGGCGGCGGCGTTGTCGGCGCCAGCATCCTGTATCACCTGACCAAACAGGGATGGTCGGATGTCGTGCTATTGGAGCGCACCGAGCTGACCGCCGGCTCGACCTGGCACGCCGCCGGTCTCTTGCCGCTTTTCAACATGAGCTACAGCGTTGGCCAGATCCATAAATACTCGGTCGACCTCTATAAGCGGCTGGAGGAAGAAACCGGGCAGCCGGTAAGCTTCCATGTCACCGGCAATCTGCGCCTGGCCACCAACCAGGAGCGCATGGACGAGTACCGGCACTATTGCGGCACGGCCAACACGATCGGCGTGCCATTCGAACTGGTCGGTCCGTCAGAGGTGAAGTCACTATGGCCGCTGGCTGACATCGACGGAATCGTCGGCGCCCTCTTCCACCCGCATGATGGCCATGTCGCTCCGGTCGACGTCACAATGGCCCTTGCCAAGGGTGCGCGCATGGGCGGTGCCGAGATTAACCGGCACACCAAGGTCGTCGGCATTGCCCGCACAGCCAGCGGTGAATGGTGTGTATCCACCGACAAGGGCGATATCGTCTGCGAGCATGTGATCACGGCGTCGGGCAATTATGCCCGCCAGACTGCCGCAATGGTCGGGCTGGACATCCCGGTCATCCCGGTCGAGCACCAGTACATCGTCACGGACGCCCATCCCGAACTGGTCAAACGCCATGAGGCCGGATATGCGGAAATGCCGGTCCTGCGGGAGTCCGACGCGTCCTACTATATGCGAGAAGAGCGCCAGGGCCTGATTCTCGGCCCTTATGAGAAAGGCGCGCCCGCCTGTTTCGTCGACGGGGTCCCGGACAGTTTCGGGCAGGATCTGTTCCCGGGCGATCTGGAGCGGCTGGAACCCCATATCGAAGCAGCCATCCGCCGGGTGCCGATCTTCGGTGAGGTTGGTATCAAGGACGTCGTCAACGGCCCGATCGCCTATACCCCGGATGGCAACCCCTTGCTCGGACCAGCCTTTGGATTACAGAATTTCTGGTTGGCCGAAGGCTTCAGCTTTGGCGTCACCGCCGCCGGTGGCGCCGGACGGTATCTGGCCGAATGGATCACCGAGGGCGAGTCGAGCCTGGATATGCTGCCGGTCGACCCCCGCCGCTTTGGCGCTTATGCCAACAAGGCTTATACCAAGGCCAAGAACGAAGAAGCTTATGCCCATGTCTTCATAACCCACTACCCGATGGAAGAACGACCGGCATGCCGACCAGCGAAAACCAGCCCTTGTCACGACCGGCTGGACGCCCGCGGTGCCGTGTGGGGTCAGCGCTATGGCTGGGAGCGGCCGAACTGGTTTGCGCCCGATGGCGTGGAGCGCCGGGACATCTACAGCTTCCGCCGCGGCAACTGGTGGGAGCATGTCGGAAATGAGGTCCGCGCAACGCGGGCAGGAGTCGGCATGACCGACCTGACCAGCTTTACCAAGTTCGAGGTTTCCGGCCCCGGCGCGGAAGCCTTCCTGGATGGTCTGGTCGCCAACAAACTGCCGAAAAAGATCGGCCGGATCGCGCTTGCCCATTCACTGACCCCCAGCGGCGGCGTCAGATCTGAATTCACGATCTGCCGACTCGCTGCCGACAGATTCTATCTGGTCAGTTCCGGAGCGGCCGAACGCTATGACCAGGATCTGCTGGAAAAGGCGCTGCCGGCCGATGGCAGCGTCAAGCTGGAAAACCACACCACGCGCCGCGGTGTTTTCGTCCTCGCCGGGCCGAAATCGCGGGATGTGCTCAAGTCTCTGACCGATGCCGACCTTTCCAACGGGGCGTTTCCGTGGCTTTCGGCGCAGGATATATCCGTCGGCCTGGCCCCGGATGTCCGGGCACTGCGAGTGAATTTCATCGGCGAGCTGGGCTGGGAACTGCACCACCCCATCGAGTACCAGAATCATCTTTTCGACGCCCTCATGGCAGCCGGCGAACCCCATGGCCTGACGCTCTTCGGCATGCGGGCACTGGACAGTATGAGGCTTGAGAAATCCTATCGCATGTGGGGCTCGGACCTCGTGACCGAATACTCTGCACTCGAATCCGGACTCGATCGTTTCGTGCGCCTCGACAAGGGCGAATTCGTCGGACGGGCCGCTTTGTTGCGCCAGCGCGAGGACGGCCTTCGCCACCGCCTCGTGACCATGAAAGTCGATGTCGATGGCTGCGATCCGCTGGGCAGCGAACCCGTCTATGCCGACGGCATCATGGTCGGCCGGGCGACCAGCGGCGCCCATAGCCACACATTCGGTTGCGGCTTGTCGCTGGCCTATGTCGGCCCCGAATACCAGGAGGTCGGTACACAGCTGGAGATCGAGTTACTGGGGGTCCGGCACCGGGCCGAAGTCTGCGAGGATTCGCCCTACGATCCGGAGAATACCAGCCTGCGCGCCTGAGAGCGAAACTGCGGTCACCGTTCAGTCCGGCCACCCTTGTCCAGGCTGAACGGTGACTTTTTTGTGGCTGAAACAATGACGCCCCTTTTCCCCTTCATTTCAGGGGCTAACGGTGATAACTTAATGTATCGTGTGAAGCCTCCCTGACACCCTTCCCCACTCCCACTGGTCCGGGACGTGGGGATTTTTTTGGCGGGAATACCGTCAGCCGACAAGCGCCACGATCCCGTCCCATGTCAGCTTCACACCCGTTATCGTCAGGAATACGTAGCAGATCGCATAGAACCAACCCTGGGAAATACGGTGGTGCAGGATCCAGCCGACCCACATGCCGAGCGGGGCGAGCGGCAACAGGATGCCCGCCGTCATCAGATTACCGACCGGGAATTGGTCGAGGAACCAGTAGGGAACCAGCTTCACATAATTGACGACGGTGAAGAAGACGACAGTCGTTCCGACGAACTCCGTCTTGTGCAGACGCTGAGGCAGCAGGTGAACGGAGGCAGGCGGTCCGCCGGCATGGGCGACGAAGCTGGTGAATCCCGATACGGCGCCCCAGACAACGCCGGAAAGCGGCTTTCCGCCCGCAGGTTGCTCAACCAGGACCTGGGATACCGGCGCAAAGCGATAAGCGACGAAAGCAAGGGCAATTATTCCGATCAGCAGTTGGATCGCTGCCGGGTCGAGATACTGGAACGATAAGGTCCCAACGACGGTGCCCACCATGGCACCGGGGATCATCGTTGCCATATTGGGTCGCGACCATTGGCCCGCATAAAGCCACAGCCCGTGCAGGTCCATGACGCAGAGGATCGGCAGCATGATTGCGGCGGCCTGAACCGGTCCAATGGCCAGCGCCATCATTGGAACGGCGACAATCCCCAGCCCCCCGCCGAGCCCGCCCTTGGAAATGCCGGCGATCAGAACCGCCGGAACGGCAAGCAGGTAGAATATCGGATCTTCGATCAAGGAAGGTGCTCTCTTTTTTTGATTGGCGCCGGCCGGTTCGGCTTTGGCCGGGTGTCAGCGGCCTTTGAATGCCGGTCGCCGCTTCTCCAGGAATGCGCGGTAGCCCTCGCGGTAATCGTCGGTGGCAAAACTGTCGTAGCTGGCGGCAACCTCGTCGGCGGGCCAATCGCCTCCTGCCGACATTCGTCGCGAAAACGCCTTGTGCCACCGATGAACCAGAGGCGCCCCGGCAATGATGCGGTCGACGCTCTCGCGCAAACAGGCATCAAGAGCGTCGTCGGCCACGACGCGATTCACCAGCCCAATCGCCGCTGCCTCCGCCGCCGAAATGACCCGTGCTTCGAAGAGCAGCTCAAGCGTCTTTGCCGGTCCCGCGCTTTGCCAGAGCACCGCATACTCCGGATAGGGCATTGCCAGCCCGAGCCTGCTGACCGGTGCGCCAAAGACCGATCCGGAGGTGGCGATACGGATGTCACAGAGCAGCGCCAGCACCAGCCCCGCCCCGGTGCAGGGGCCATTGATCGCGGCGATCACGGGGACCGGACAGCCGCGAATGGCATCATAGGTCCGGTCCATGACGGCGCCATAGTCACGGGCACTCGCTGCATCGGACCGATGTGTCTCGAACTCGCCGATGTCGGCTCCGGGAGAGAAACTTCCGCCCGCGCCCGACAGGACGACGCAGCGGAGACTGTCGTCGGCTGCCGCAAGGCTGCGGAAATGCTCGGCCAGGGAGCCCCACATGGCGGCATCCAGCGCATTGCGCCGCTCCGGCCTGTTCAGGACGACAGTCGCCGTCGGCCCTTCCCGTTGCAGATCGACTCGGCCGGTCGAAGCGTCCTGATCTGCTTGTTCATCTGGTTTCAAACCGGCACTCTCCATTCGGTCGCCATTGCAGGCGGTGCTGCGGCAGCATACGACAGCCGGCCCGATTGCACCATCCACCGCCTTGCGCCGAAATACAGCTGCACGGTCGCCACCAATGTTGACTTGGGGTTGTAGCAACCGTGAGTATCCGACATCTTTCGATTGTGGAGGGGCACATGAAATACAGAACGGCGCTGTTCGCGGCAGCCACGGCATCGATGACGGTTCCGGCAATAGTCAGTTCGGCCATCGCAAGTTCGGCCACCGGGAACCCGGGCGATGCAATGGGGGGCCATGGGACGCTGACGATCGGCGTATCCCAGTTCCCGGATAACTTCCATCCGAATATCGAAAGCATGGCCGCGAAGTTCTACATCGCGGACATGGGCCAGCGGATGTTCACGGGCTATTCGCCGGACTGGATCCTTCAGTGTTTCCTCTGCACCGAGGTACCGACGCTGGAAAACGGGTTGGCCGAACTCGAAACAACGCCCGAGGGCGATGCCGGCATTGCCGTTACCTTCGACATTCATCCCGAGGCTACCTGGGGCGACGGCACTGCGGTGACCACCGAGGACGTCATGTTCACCTGGGAAGCCGGCCGCAATCCCGTTTCTGCCTTTCGCAATTCGGAATTCTATCGAACGGTCTACGACATAACGGTCCACGACGAGAAGACCTTCACGCTTCACATGAACCGCGTGACGTTCGACTATAATCGCATCCCTGATTTTCGTCTGCTGCCGGCTCATATCGAGAGTGCTGTTTTTGACGACAATCCGCGCGAGTACAAGCAGCGCACCAGCTACGACGCGGATACAACGAATCCAGGACTTTATTTCGGCCCCTATCGCATCACAGAGGTAGAGACCGGCTCTTTTGTCGTGCTGGAACCCAACGAAACCTGGTACGGCGACGGGCCGCATTTCGACCGCATCGTCATCCGCACCATCGAAAACACATCCGCACTTGAGGCCAACCTGCTTTCCGGCGAAGTCGACATGATCTCGGGGGAGCTCGGCCTGACCATCGATCAGGCGCTCGCGTTTCGCGACCGGCACGGCGACGACTACGACGTCGACTTCGTGCCCGGCCTGGTCTACGAGCATATCGACCTCAATCTGAACAATCCGGTCCTTGCCGATATTCGCGTCCGCCGAGCCCTTCTTTATGGCGCCGACCGCGATGCCCTCACAGAACAACTGTTCCAGGGTGAGCAGCCGGTCGCGCACACCAACATATCGCCCCTGGACGCCGTTTCGACCGACGACGTGACCCGGTACAACTATGACCCCGAACGCGCGGTCGCGCTGTTGGAAGAGGCAGGTTTCGACAGCCTGGAAAACGGTGTCCGTGTGAATGGCGACGGCGACCGGCTGAGTTTTGCGTTTCAGACCACATCCGGAAACCGGACGCGGGAACTTGTGCAACAGGTCCTGCAGAGCCAGTGGTCCGAGATCGGCATCGAGGTCACCATCGACAACGAGCCGGCGCGGGTGTTCTTCGGCCAGACCACGGCGGAGCGGCGGTTCGAGGGGCTGGCAATGTATGCCTGGATCTCGGCGCCGGAGAACCCGCCGCGCGAGCAGCTTCACAGTGGGCACATTCCGACCGAGGAAAACAATTGGGCGGGCCAGAATTTTCCCGGTTATGTCAATCCGGTGATGGATGAAGCCCTCGAAGCACTGGAAGAGGAGCTGGACGCGGAACGCCGACTGGCGCATTGGGTCACCGTCCAGCAGCTTTACGCCGACGATTTGCCGATCCTGCCGCTGTATTTCCGGGCCAATCCCTTCATTCTGCCGAACTGGCTCGATGGGCTGGAGCCGACCGGTCATTTGCACCAGTCGACCAACCATGTCGAGAACTGGCGTCGGAACGACCTGTAATTGATCGACCAAGACTGCCCCGGATAGAAATGCGGGGGGCGCCGCGACGGTCGGCACCCGCATTGTCCCACCCGCATCGTCGCGCAAGTGATCGAAACATGTTCGCTATCCTGACCGGGCGCCTGTTGCAGTCGCTGGCACTTCTGTTCGTCATGAGCGTGGCGATCTATTACCTGATGGGCCTGATGCCGGGCGATCCGATCGACATCATGATCAACGCCGATCCGTCGCTCTCGCCGGCGGATGCTGCCCATCTTCGCGAATTGTATGGCCTCGACCAGCCGATCTGGCGGCGATACGGCAACTGGCTGGCCGCTGCCCTTCAGGGAGATCTGGGCTATAGCCGCCTCTATAACCAGCCCGTCCCCGACATCCTGTTTCCGCGAGTCGGGAACACGCTGGTCCTGCTTGGTGCGGCCATGATCATCGCCGTGCTGATCGCCTTCCCCGTCGGCCTTCTTGCCGCCATCAGGCCCTATAGCCGCCTCGACACGGTGATCAATCTCGCCTGCTTCGCCGGCATCTCGATGCCGGTTTTCTGGCTGGCGCTGATGCTGATTATCCTGTTTTCGGTCCTGCTCGGATGGTTCCCCGCCGGTGGTTTCGGGACGGCCGGCGGGAGTGGCGGAATTGCGGATCGTCTGACTTATCTCGTATTGCCGGTAGCGACCCTCGTGATCATTTCCGTCGGCAGCTACACGCGCTTTATTCGTGCGTCGATGATGGAGCAGCTTCGCGCCGATTACATTCGCACCGCTGTTGCCAAAGGGGTATCGCGGGTCTCCGTCGTCTGGAACCACGCGCTGCGAAATGCCGCGATACCGATCGTCACCGTCATTGCCGTCGATCTCGGCACCCTGTTCGGGGGCGCGCTGATTACCGAGACCATGTTCAGTTTCCCCGGCATGGGACGGCTGATCTACGACAGCATCATGGGAAACGACTATAATCTTGCCCTTGTCGGACTGCTCGTCGCGACGCTGATGACCATTGTCGGAAACCTGATGGCGGATATCGCCTATGCCATCATCGACCCGAGAATCCGGTTCGGAGACCAGAGCCTATGACCCTGCCGACCGTTTCCAGCGACGTTGAAGAACGCCCGGTGACCGGGCGGTTCAGGACGCCCGGACGATTACGCCTCGACAGATTCCTGATGCACCGGGCCGCCGTCTTCAGCGCCCTGGTCCTTGCCACGCTGATCTGCGCGACCATTGCCGCGCCGGCAGTCGAGATCCTGCTGGGGCACGGTCGCGACGACGTCAATCTGCTGAACCGCTTTGCCGGGTCGTCATGGTCCCACCCGCTCGGCACCGACGAGCTGGGCCGTGATTTTCTCGTCCGCCTGCTGTACGGGGGCCGAATCTCGCTTGCCGTCGGCATCATGGCCGCTGTTTTCGCCGCGGTGATCGGAACGACCATCGGCATTCTGGCCGGCTGGTACGGCGGATGGGCCGACAACCTGCTCATGCGCTTTACCGACGGTGTCATCGCAATGCCGATGCTGCCATTCCTGATCGTGCTTGCCGCCATCGAAATGGACCGGCTGCCGCTCGTCGGTGGCCTGCTGTCGGGCGACGGCGCCGATCTTTACCGCATCGTCGGGATCATCGCCCTGTTCGGCTGGACCATCGTTGCAAGACTGGTACGGGGCGCAACACTGAGTGTCCGTCAAAGAGAATTCGTGCGCGCTGCCACGGCTTTGGGGTCTCGACCCTCCAGGGTCATGCTGACCCATGTGCTGCCGAACGTGGCTTCGCCCATCGTTGTCGCCACCACCCTGTCGGTCGGCAATATCATCCTGCTGGAGTCGGTACTGAGCTTCCTGGCACTGGGTGTGCAGCCCCCAACGCCGACCTGGGGCAACATGCTGACCAATGCCCAGGAGATCATCTGGTCCGCGCCGCATCTTGCAATCTATCCGGGCCTCGCGATCTTCGTCACGGTAATCGCATTCAATTTTCTGGGCGACGGACTCCAGGATGCCCTGGACCCGCGCAGCCAAACAGATCGGGCCTGAAACCGACGCTTGTTACGGGCCGGCAGACGGGAGCCGTATTCCGGCACCCGCCCGCCGATCTCCGAGGCACCGTAGCCCGGGGTTCTAGCGCAGCCGTTCGAAATGAACCACGTCCGCCGACTCCGGCAGCAACATCACGGTATAGGGTGCGATCACCGCATCCGCGACATCGGCGCCGACGGCGGGTTCGTTCTCGGAATAGCGAACGACCATCCCGTTGTCCGAAGAAACGACTTCATTGATCCCGACGCTGTAGCCATCCGTGGGACGGGCGCCCAGAAAGACCCCCACGGCCATGGTGTCGTCAGGCAAGTCGGCGGGTGGCTCTTCACCGATCAGTTGCCAAAGGATCAGCCAGCCGCGTTCGTCCCGCGCGACCGAGGTCAGGTCCATTCCGGCCGCGGCCAGATTTCCCGACCACGAACTCTGTCCCTCGATGGTGGGGCGTTCCTCAGCCGAAATCACCCTGGAGTTCGGCGCAGCGGCAACCTGCTCCGCACTGGGCGATCCACCGGCGACGCACCCCGACAGGCCCAGGGCCAGTGCGGCGGTCACAATGGGCATACCGAGCCCCATGGATCGGATCATGATCATTTCGCTCCCTTGGGAAGTTCCGTCTCGACCATACGCGCCAGGATGCTGGCACCGATCGGAAGGATATCGTCGTTGAAGTCATAGCCCGGGTTGTGGACGTTGCAGGCGCTCGGACCGCCGCCCTGCCCGACCCAGATATAGGCCCCGGGGACCTTTTCGAGCATGTAGGCGAAATCTTCCCCACCCATGGATGGCAGGATCGTGCCGTCGATGTTTTCCTCACCGACGACTTCGGCCGCGACCCGCCCGATCTTTGCGGTCTGTTCGTCGGCGTTGATCGTCGCAGGATAGCCCTTTCGGAAGCTGAACGAGACGGTAGCGCCATAACCACCGGCGATACCTTCGGCCAATGCCCCCATCTTCTCGCTCAACGCATCCTGAACGGGTTCGCGGAACGTGCGGACGGTTCCGCACATCGTCGCATTCGTCGGGATGACGTTATACGCGCTCCCCGCATGCACCTGAGTCACCGACAGGACCGCATTGTCCAACGGATCGACGGTCCGGCTGACCAGAGCCTGCCAGGCGGTGATGATCTGCGATGCGATGACGATCGGGTCGATCGATTGATGCGGCATGGCCGCATGGCCGCCGCGAGCATTTACCGTCAGGTCGAAGGATCCGGTCGCCGCCATCATCGGGCCGGTCTTGACACCCACTGTCCCCTGAGGAAGCTGCGGCCAGTTGTGCAGGGCATAAACCTCGTCACACGGAAAGCGGTCGAACAGGCCGTCTTCGATCATCACCCGTGCCCCGGCAGCGCCTTCTTCACCCGGCTGAAAGATGAAATGCACGACGCCGTCGAAATTTCTGG
This region of Fodinicurvata sp. EGI_FJ10296 genomic DNA includes:
- a CDS encoding FAD-dependent oxidoreductase codes for the protein MKTHARAVVIGGGVVGASILYHLTKQGWSDVVLLERTELTAGSTWHAAGLLPLFNMSYSVGQIHKYSVDLYKRLEEETGQPVSFHVTGNLRLATNQERMDEYRHYCGTANTIGVPFELVGPSEVKSLWPLADIDGIVGALFHPHDGHVAPVDVTMALAKGARMGGAEINRHTKVVGIARTASGEWCVSTDKGDIVCEHVITASGNYARQTAAMVGLDIPVIPVEHQYIVTDAHPELVKRHEAGYAEMPVLRESDASYYMREERQGLILGPYEKGAPACFVDGVPDSFGQDLFPGDLERLEPHIEAAIRRVPIFGEVGIKDVVNGPIAYTPDGNPLLGPAFGLQNFWLAEGFSFGVTAAGGAGRYLAEWITEGESSLDMLPVDPRRFGAYANKAYTKAKNEEAYAHVFITHYPMEERPACRPAKTSPCHDRLDARGAVWGQRYGWERPNWFAPDGVERRDIYSFRRGNWWEHVGNEVRATRAGVGMTDLTSFTKFEVSGPGAEAFLDGLVANKLPKKIGRIALAHSLTPSGGVRSEFTICRLAADRFYLVSSGAAERYDQDLLEKALPADGSVKLENHTTRRGVFVLAGPKSRDVLKSLTDADLSNGAFPWLSAQDISVGLAPDVRALRVNFIGELGWELHHPIEYQNHLFDALMAAGEPHGLTLFGMRALDSMRLEKSYRMWGSDLVTEYSALESGLDRFVRLDKGEFVGRAALLRQREDGLRHRLVTMKVDVDGCDPLGSEPVYADGIMVGRATSGAHSHTFGCGLSLAYVGPEYQEVGTQLEIELLGVRHRAEVCEDSPYDPENTSLRA
- a CDS encoding protease complex subunit PrcB family protein encodes the protein MIRSMGLGMPIVTAALALGLSGCVAGGSPSAEQVAAAPNSRVISAEERPTIEGQSSWSGNLAAAGMDLTSVARDERGWLILWQLIGEEPPADLPDDTMAVGVFLGARPTDGYSVGINEVVSSDNGMVVRYSENEPAVGADVADAVIAPYTVMLLPESADVVHFERLR
- a CDS encoding sulfite exporter TauE/SafE family protein; translated protein: MIEDPIFYLLAVPAVLIAGISKGGLGGGLGIVAVPMMALAIGPVQAAAIMLPILCVMDLHGLWLYAGQWSRPNMATMIPGAMVGTVVGTLSFQYLDPAAIQLLIGIIALAFVAYRFAPVSQVLVEQPAGGKPLSGVVWGAVSGFTSFVAHAGGPPASVHLLPQRLHKTEFVGTTVVFFTVVNYVKLVPYWFLDQFPVGNLMTAGILLPLAPLGMWVGWILHHRISQGWFYAICYVFLTITGVKLTWDGIVALVG
- a CDS encoding ABC transporter permease, encoding MTLPTVSSDVEERPVTGRFRTPGRLRLDRFLMHRAAVFSALVLATLICATIAAPAVEILLGHGRDDVNLLNRFAGSSWSHPLGTDELGRDFLVRLLYGGRISLAVGIMAAVFAAVIGTTIGILAGWYGGWADNLLMRFTDGVIAMPMLPFLIVLAAIEMDRLPLVGGLLSGDGADLYRIVGIIALFGWTIVARLVRGATLSVRQREFVRAATALGSRPSRVMLTHVLPNVASPIVVATTLSVGNIILLESVLSFLALGVQPPTPTWGNMLTNAQEIIWSAPHLAIYPGLAIFVTVIAFNFLGDGLQDALDPRSQTDRA
- a CDS encoding ABC transporter permease; the protein is MFAILTGRLLQSLALLFVMSVAIYYLMGLMPGDPIDIMINADPSLSPADAAHLRELYGLDQPIWRRYGNWLAAALQGDLGYSRLYNQPVPDILFPRVGNTLVLLGAAMIIAVLIAFPVGLLAAIRPYSRLDTVINLACFAGISMPVFWLALMLIILFSVLLGWFPAGGFGTAGGSGGIADRLTYLVLPVATLVIISVGSYTRFIRASMMEQLRADYIRTAVAKGVSRVSVVWNHALRNAAIPIVTVIAVDLGTLFGGALITETMFSFPGMGRLIYDSIMGNDYNLALVGLLVATLMTIVGNLMADIAYAIIDPRIRFGDQSL
- a CDS encoding M20 aminoacylase family protein; this translates as MPVYNSLAALKPTMTEWRRDIHAHPETAFEEVRTSAKVADLLESWGIEVHRGIAGTGVVGVLAGSGGGKRAIGLRADMDALPMQEVNEFAHKSTIPGKMHGCGHDGHTSMLLGAAKYLSETRNFDGVVHFIFQPGEEGAAGARVMIEDGLFDRFPCDEVYALHNWPQLPQGTVGVKTGPMMAATGSFDLTVNARGGHAAMPHQSIDPIVIASQIITAWQALVSRTVDPLDNAVLSVTQVHAGSAYNVIPTNATMCGTVRTFREPVQDALSEKMGALAEGIAGGYGATVSFSFRKGYPATINADEQTAKIGRVAAEVVGEENIDGTILPSMGGEDFAYMLEKVPGAYIWVGQGGGPSACNVHNPGYDFNDDILPIGASILARMVETELPKGAK
- a CDS encoding enoyl-CoA hydratase-related protein, whose translation is MKPDEQADQDASTGRVDLQREGPTATVVLNRPERRNALDAAMWGSLAEHFRSLAAADDSLRCVVLSGAGGSFSPGADIGEFETHRSDAASARDYGAVMDRTYDAIRGCPVPVIAAINGPCTGAGLVLALLCDIRIATSGSVFGAPVSRLGLAMPYPEYAVLWQSAGPAKTLELLFEARVISAAEAAAIGLVNRVVADDALDACLRESVDRIIAGAPLVHRWHKAFSRRMSAGGDWPADEVAASYDSFATDDYREGYRAFLEKRRPAFKGR
- a CDS encoding peptide ABC transporter substrate-binding protein is translated as MKYRTALFAAATASMTVPAIVSSAIASSATGNPGDAMGGHGTLTIGVSQFPDNFHPNIESMAAKFYIADMGQRMFTGYSPDWILQCFLCTEVPTLENGLAELETTPEGDAGIAVTFDIHPEATWGDGTAVTTEDVMFTWEAGRNPVSAFRNSEFYRTVYDITVHDEKTFTLHMNRVTFDYNRIPDFRLLPAHIESAVFDDNPREYKQRTSYDADTTNPGLYFGPYRITEVETGSFVVLEPNETWYGDGPHFDRIVIRTIENTSALEANLLSGEVDMISGELGLTIDQALAFRDRHGDDYDVDFVPGLVYEHIDLNLNNPVLADIRVRRALLYGADRDALTEQLFQGEQPVAHTNISPLDAVSTDDVTRYNYDPERAVALLEEAGFDSLENGVRVNGDGDRLSFAFQTTSGNRTRELVQQVLQSQWSEIGIEVTIDNEPARVFFGQTTAERRFEGLAMYAWISAPENPPREQLHSGHIPTEENNWAGQNFPGYVNPVMDEALEALEEELDAERRLAHWVTVQQLYADDLPILPLYFRANPFILPNWLDGLEPTGHLHQSTNHVENWRRNDL